Proteins found in one Arachis stenosperma cultivar V10309 chromosome 8, arast.V10309.gnm1.PFL2, whole genome shotgun sequence genomic segment:
- the LOC130945577 gene encoding uncharacterized protein LOC130945577 has protein sequence MPNAHHRNCIRHIWKNFTNKYKDTQLKNVVWACAKSSTSAEFNENMLRLKRMNEDAWAYLAKLDPRCWTKSKFSHWPKLDNITNNMTEVWNAKIVHYRRKPILTMLEELRCYIMRRMTQHKKALSTYIGVVAPVQQKRMEAIMKDTRHWTAQWTGDDAKHVFEVQMHLKKLGMHLGNSTCIPCVHAMVAIAKRGDRADTYVHKWLKMDAFRATYGHSISPVNSEEYWEKSGKISSIPPKIKRPIGHPVKRRRLNPVEDGPEDTKVGIYDNLFKTQIFYSH, from the exons ATGCCTAACGCACATCATAGAAACTGCATTAGGCACATTtggaagaatttcacaaataaatacAAGGACACACAGCTTAAGAACGTGGTGTGGGCATGTGCCAAAAGTTCAACATCTGCAGAGTTTAATGAGAACATGCTAAGGCTGAAGAGGATGAACGAGGACGCATGGGCTTACCTTGCAAAATTGGATCCAAGATGTTGGACTAAGTCAAAATTCAGCCACTGGCCTAAGCTGGACAACATCACAAATAATATGACAGAGGTGTGGAATGCCAAGATAGTGCACTATAGGAGAAAACCTATCCTAACAATGCTAGAGGAGCTCAGATGTTACATTATGCGGAGGATGACACAACACAAAAAGGCTCTAAGCACGTACATCggtgttgttgctcctgtacaACAAAAAAGGATGGAAGCCATTATGAAGGACACCAGGCACTGGACTGCTCAATGGACTGGCGATGATGCCAAACATGTATTTGAGGTACAAATGCACTTGAAGAAGCTGGGAATGCACTTGGGTAACAGCACAT GCATTCCATGTGTGCATGCCATGGTTGCTATTGCTAAAAGGGGAGATAGAGCAGACACATATGTGCACAAGTGGCTGAAGATGGATGCTTTCAGAGCAACATATGGTCATTCCATTAGCCCTGTCAACAGTGAAGAGTATTGGGAGAAGTCTGGAAAAATAAGCTCAATTCCTCCCAAGATTAAGAGGCCAATAGGACATCCAGTGAAGAGAAGGAGACTAAATCCAGTAGAAGACGGACCAGAGGATACTAAG GTTGGAATCTATGATAACTTGTTTAAGACTCAGATTTTTTACAGCCATTAG